AGGAGGTCATTTGGTCAGCACCAGACCTGTGATGGCCTAGGAAGACTTCATGTGATGGGAATATTCATATCCATGTCTCAGGAGCTTTCTGGGGTGAGTGGAGATGGAGGGACCCAGTGAGTGGGGCAGTAGGAAGGAAGATGGACAGTTCCTTGTGGATTGTGATGTGTCTCAAATCCCAGCAGGCCTGGAGATGTCCTCACAAGTCCCACACAGCACGTACATGAGGGGCAGTGACAGGGGCTGGATGGCAAGAGGGCCTTGTCCTGCCAGGTTGGGCtcatctctcctccctgctctaaGAATCCCTGGGATGATTGAGCTGACCTTGCCATATCCCAGAGGAGTATCTTTGTCAAAGCTATGGGGGctgtggcggggtgggggtggggttctcTGAGAGTAACAGGTGTGTAATCACTTGGTGCTGAAAGTCTAAAGGTCTTCTGTCTGCTGCACTTTCATTCTGGAACAAGAGAATGAAACTCTCCATTCCTTCCTAAAGCATTTGCAGCTCTCAGTAACTTGACTCTGGCCTCATTTCTCATTACTGTcccatcatcatcgtcatcaccatcatcatgtTAATAACAAAACTAAAGTTAACTAGATTTTACTGAGTATCTGTATGTGCAAGGAACTCTTTTAAGCATTAAACATATAGTAACATTTAATCTTTATGACAACCCAATGGGCAGGAACTAGTGTCTCCATCTCACAAACCACAAAAGAGGcaacaaaggcacagagaaaggaaCTGGCCCAAGGTCTCTAAGCCAGCATGTGGCAGGACAATGGGTATACCAGACgctggaacatttttttttagattaaaaaaattatttttatttgaaagagagagcatgaggtgggggtgggggcagagggagatggagaagcaggctccccactaagcagggagctttATGACTGGcctaatcccaggacctggggatcatgacctgagccaaaggcagatgcttaactgactgagccacccaggtacctgagCACTGCATCTTCTTGCATACCATGCACACTTATGTCCCCAGCCTTTCCCTCATGCCTGGACTGCCTTCCAACTTCTCGGCTTCTCGTCCATTTGATGGACAGCCACACAAAACCTAGCTTGCAAGACCTTAGCTTAAAAGTCACCTCTTCTGGAAAATCTTCCCCAGCCCTCCAGGTAACAACTTTCTCTAAGCTCCCCCAGCACACCCTGATTATAGTGTCGATCACATCATGCTGCTGTTTTTTGTTCATGTTCTTGTTATTTCCCTCAGAGGAAGAAACCACccatatgtatgtacacacacacacacacacacacacacacacagggcttgatccggGCATGGGAGGAAGaatcatgtttaaaataaaatgtatagatcTTTTGTAATGTGCTAAGGTATTCTGGAAAAcagggtgtatatatatatacacacatttgcaTTTTGTAAGTAAACATTTCATTGACATATAAAGGAACTGTGTTTTTGTTCAAGTTCatgccttccttctcccttccctgtcgAGGTCTGGTGTGGAACAGGGctgcaataaatattcattgaatagaGATGTCTTTCTGCCCCCACTCAGCTCCTTTCCTGACCACCCTGTTCCCGACTCTATGCTGTGTGGGAGAATCCAGACACATCTTGTACAGCTGCAGCTCAGTATGGCCCATGTTGGCTGGGATTCAAGGAGTAATTGCAGACAAATAAGCATTATTACAACCCGCATCAATCAACATCCCTCTCCTCAAATGCTCTCACCAGGAAACAGGGGATCTCAGTAAGATGCTTTCTTGTTTAAGCTGAAGCATTTTTCTGGTGCCTAGGGAGAGTGTGGTACTCAGAGGGTCCCCAAGTACTGACCATCTCTGAGTCTGTAGAACATACTGCCTGTATCATTTGAGATTACAGGCCCATAGAGGCAGAcagacctgaattcaaatcctgccAGTCACTGTCTCTCCCTGTGAACTTCATGAGGGGCTTAGCTTCTCTGAGTTTCAGTGTTCTCATAGGTAACATGGAGTCAATAATACTTCTTGGAAATGTGTTGCAATGATTGAATGAGATAGTGCAGTTAAAACATCAGAAGATTTCCCAGgcgattaataaataaaaactttcctttcctcccacttCTTAATTAATCATTgtattctttgttctttattgGAGGTATGGTTTTGTAATCACAAGGGTTTTGCAACAGCAGCTAGATGTGAAGTTCCAAACCTATCTACATTTCAAACCTCGCAGAACACAGAATAACCAGCTTAGAGAAGCTTTCCTGGAGTAATAGGGGCTTGATCTGGGCATGGGAGGAAGaatcatgtttaaaataaaatgtatagatcTTTTGTAAGGTGCTAAGGTAttctggagaaaaggaaaacagggcaTTAGAAGACCTAACCATGAAACTTTCCTCACATGACACCACCACCTTCGGAACCATCCATGATTTGTCTGCAGAGGAAGTTGCCTGTTCCATGGAGGCCTGGAAGGGCCTTGGGAGCACCATGCTGCAGGAAGAAGGACTTGTCCTGGACCACTGGCTCATCTAGCCACCTGTTTGccaaaaaaagtttctaaaactTAACATTTAAGTGGCCAAGTGGCTGTTTACATGGTTGGTGCTCGAGTGTGGTAAAACTCAGCTTCTTTTTGCCAATCTATTCAACTCAATCTAATAAAATATCCTGATGGTCTCCTTGGTCAAACATAGTGGTAAGATTTGGGGATCCAGGAAAGACAGCTTGCCTCTAGAGTGGTCTGTGGGAAAGTAGGAACTAGAAACATGAGTGCCGACTTCTACCTGCAGGCAAGGGGACACCTGACCTCAGATTTGAAGGATGAGGGATCTATTGCAATTATTATGTGCCACGTGAATGTTTTCAGTTCACTAGCCAAAAAAATAGATCAAGTAGTGGTTAAGAGCAGTCATACCAACCTGGGTTCAGTCCCAAGTCTGTCATTTATTAGCTGTTACTATAGGCAAGTCACTGaatttttctgagcctcagcttcttttCTGTATAATGAGGatagtgataaaaagaaaaaaaaaaacaactcctacttgaaatatttttttttgtgaagttGAATAATGGCCATGCATATAACACACTTAACACAGTGCCTATGTAATCACCCATAGctgctgctggtgatggtggtagtgattTTACCCTGAGAAGATGAGGAACGGAGGACTAGAATCTCAAAGTGAACGTGAGGTTGGTGTGTTACCCGTTTTCTCTTGGCCTTCTGATATTTTTTATGAAGCTCATAAATTCTCTTCCCCCTCTGCCATCAAGAACTGGCTGGCTCTACCTCAATTCAGTTTAGACCTTCCGTCATCCCAGTACTTCCCTGGCATgtctagtgagagagagagtcacagagAGCAAACACAGATTTGATTGTTCACCTGGGCTTTGGCCCCAAATTCCAATGAAGCCACAGTGAGTTGGACTGGACTTTCATCAAGTCTTTCATCTCCACAGAGAAACTAAAGTCCAGAAGGCTTCTGTTcctcagtgttttattttcttcagtttcagcCATTGTAAGTTGCTCTCTGGGGTGACCAAGTATTAGTCTGGACTCCTTATTTAGCAGCGCTATGTTGTTCAAATTATCTCACTATGAGTATAGACTTTTTcaacttcattatattttttctgtcAGTCAACAAGTTgttttctcccttatttttctGTCAGGTTATGCTGTATACATTTTGAAGCTTGTTAGTGGATGCCTACAAATTCTTGAATATAAATTCTTAGTGGATTTTTTTAGTCATAGTGTCCATCCTTATCCTTACTCATATTTTTCGACTTAAATTCCATTTTGTCTGATTTTagtattatgaaatatatatatatatatggtagttttatggttttattaacacaaatatgaCATGCACATAAgctgtctattcattttcttcactacGCAGCCTGGCATTGGGATTGGTGACTCTGATGGCCAGCTGGGCTGCTCTTTCCACAATGGCTTTGCGGTTCTTGGAGGATACATTGCGAGCAATCTCTGCACAATAAGATTTGTTGCACATCAGCAGCACTTCAAGCTCCTTGACATTGTGGACTAGGAACTTCCAGAAGCCACTGGGCAgcatgtgctttgttttcttgttgcttcCGTAACCAACGCTGGGCATCAAGATCTGGCCCTTGAATCTTCTGCATACCCTATTGTCAATGCCTCTGGGTTTCCGCCAGTTGCACTTAATTTTGACATATCGGTCTGACTGGTGCCAGATGAACTTCTTGGTCTTCTTTTTAATGACCTTGGGCTTCACCAGAGGTCTGAGGGCAGCCATGATGCACAGCAATTGATAGCTGCCACCTCCGCAGGCGGTGCCGAGGAAGAGAAGGgcgaaatatatttttctatcttttcatctTCAACCctctgcttattttatttcaggaatgtTTCTTTGTAAACTATGTATAGTAGATTTAAGTTCAACCTGGTGACctccaacttttaaaaactgaatgtattttacatataatggGTAAATTTAAGAGGTACAATGtgttaatttgatacatttatatattgttatatgaTTGTATTGTAGCAATATGTATGACCTCTGTCATGTTACataattatctttcctttttagtGGTTAGGATAATTAAGTTTTAGTCTCTTAGAAAGTTTGATAATTGTACAATATTTTTGTCTCCATTCATTGTACTATGAATTAGATCTCTATAGCTTATTTATTATTCACTGCAAGTTTGTACCATTAAACAACATCAGTCTTATCTTCCAACCCTTCCACCTGCTAACAACCAccattttgctttatgttttttttttaatattttatttatctattgggAGATAGAGctagaaagagaatgagagagagaatgagcaaggggtagagggagagggagagacatactcccccactgaacagggagcccaaaatggggctcaatcccaggaccctgggatcatgacctgagctgaagacagcttcttaaccaactgagccacctaggcaccccttgcTCTGTTTTTTATAAGttcaacttttttagattccaaaaaTAAGTGatttcatacaatatttgtctttatctgatttaaCTCATCTATATAATgtctcaaggtctatccatgttgttgcaaatagacAAGATATCCTCCtctctcatggctgaataatattccattgtaatgTATATGTAGACATATATGTcactaacattttttaatgacttCCAACTTTTAATTAGTGAGTTTAAGCCATTTATGTCTATTGTAATTACCagtatatttggttttatttttataatcttgttATTTCCTACcttacctgcttttttttttctccttttactgccttttgtttcttagtattttctttgtttctcctttttccttcctctgccaaTATAAATTCTCTTGTTTCTTGGCTACCTTTTCATGATACTGTTTTGTGAGTTCACATTTTTCATGAGAgctttcgttttcttttttctctctgtgcttatCACCTTctgatcgtgtgtgtgtgtgtatgtgtgtgtgtgtgtattgcttCCATTCAGTTCTCTTGATCTTCAGATTCAGgctttatgtttgtgtgtgtgtgtgtgtgaggtctTTTTctatatgaatattaaaaactTAAGTGACTGAACCAGTAAATAACTTAGAGAAGTCCATGTTGCCAGGGTTTCTGTGTCTGTCCAGACTCATTTCAGACAACTAGCTTACAATGGGCCACAGTCCTAGGCAGGAAGAACAGCTTTCCCTAGCTCAGATACAGGATTGGGAGCCCTAGCTATGGCCTCCTACCTTGCATGAAGAGTTCCTTATCCCTCTTAGTCTacaggattattattatttctctctctctctctctctctctctctctctgcatatctTTAAAATAGGTCCAGCTTAGTGATCTATATTCAAAGGGGTCTTGTTTAAGACTGATGACGAGAACAAGTAAAATGGCTTCTCCCAGACTGACCTTTTGTCAGAATTGTGAAAGAAGCAGAGTTAGTTTTTAtagcttcctctttcttccatctttcctctttcatttccccTCTCCTTTCACTACTTCTTTATTGACCCAGACTCTTCTTgcccaaaaatgaaaaactcaaccCCCTCATCTGAGAGCCTTGAGCTTCACCACCCCTTATGCTCCTCCAAGGTATTTGTGTTGTAAAGAAGAAATCACTAATAGTGACAATTCAGGTAACAGAAGGGGATGGGAATTTGGATGATAGTcttcatgtttttatataaacCCAGGGGCATAGGGTCGTAACTGGCAGAGACCATACTTTTGCATTCTCTGAGTCCCTTTTGAACTGAGCTGGACCAAGGACTCTGACAGCTGTGGATGCTGTCTCTGATAACCCTACATCATTGTGAATATCTTATTGGGAAGGTTCAAATAGACAATGATTTCACAGGATGTTGGTCAGAAGAAACCATAGTGATCTCTTCTTCCATTTGCTTCATGTCTTCTATGGGCAGGTCCTTAAGAGGTCCATCCTAATGGTCAGTGAAGAAGTTATACCATCTCTTTATGCCTGAGGGTGGAGGATGGCCCTCCTGGGGGCTTGGCCAAACCGGATAGAAAGCAGCATGTAAGAAAATTTCTACCATCCATTTCATGACTCATAGATCATAGCCTCCCCAAATGTCCAGTCACTGTTAGAAAGTGGATGTTCATGTTTCTCATTCCCTACCACTGGCTGTCCTGACTTGCCAGGTGGCATAGTTTCTGTTTCATTCTAAAGGGAGCAGAGGATGTGGAAAATCTTTGGTGGCTTTTGGCAGGCAAAGGATCAAAGCAGTGTTTAGCAGCCAAAGGCACAATCAAAAAGGCCAAGATCAAAGGGGAAGGGCCTCATTTGAGAGTGAACTCTTCTGTTCCTCATTACAGTCCTTGCCAAGGCTTCTATCATTCCCTGTTGAAAGGAACAAGGATGAGGAGTTTCGGCTGCGGCCGGCTGCTGAAGCCACGTGCTGACAGAAAATCCTGGAACAGCTGCTATTTAACTGTaaaccttaaaattaaaataaaatccactgaTTTATAGGAGGGAAAAAGGGTCAGCACTTAGCAGGGTCAGAAAAACCATTTTCAAGCGCCCTTGGGTTGGCTTACATCCTAGGTGTAAAATGGAAGGTGGAAGTGTTTGCCATGAAAACCTTCAGAGGGATGATGAGGGAACCCAAGTCTTAGTAGGTGGTTTCGGTCCTTGTTTCAGATGCCCAGTGCACCAGGGGGAAATAATTGAGGCCTTGATAAATAGGAAATCTGGAGAGGCTATACCTGAGGCTCAATGCATTTTGTAAGGGGAAGTCTTCCTCCTTCATCACTGAGGATAGGGAATCTGTGTCCCAAACTCTATGGTGGGTAGTTTAGGGTATATTTTGTGTTTGTAGggttttattttgactttatattgtagctgtttgtttttttttttatagcaaacCAAAAATGTTGAACAGGATGCCTACCAGTATTTACTTGCtgactttatttctcttctgagaaAGAACCCTAGCTTGGGTAGGGGTGACGCAAGCTGCTCTTCCCCTAACTCAGGCAAACccctcacctctctgtgcctcagtttccccatcataCCATGAGGACATGAGATGAGATGAGTGCTCCCTAGATGCACTTTTtagaaaagtcaacaaaacttGGGCGAGGCATTGGGTGGATGGGGGCTTAAGTGTCCTAGTATCACAACAAGCATGTGCAGGTTAAATTCAAGTTGGCATGGAAGCTGCCATACAGCTCCCCTGGCTTTTGGCTGTTTGACTCTTACTCCTCACCCCAAATCTGCTTCCCTCCGACCATATCCAAGATTCTTTCCAGCTCTGACAAGCAGAGCTCTGCTGGAGGCTATGTGTTCTCAGCCTCTAGAAGTGGCTGTGGCATCACAATCGCATTTTTCCTGGCGGACACATTCTCTTGCACTCCTATAGGCCTCTGCAAAGGCTTTATTATGGGATGGCACTGGGCTCATTCTTTCCAAGTGAAAGACTCCCTGTCCATCTGAAGCAAAGCTTATTATTCCTTGAGAGGAAAAGCCTTGTCATTCTCAATGTGCTTCTCGTCcgccttttctctcttcatcaACGTGAGCGGGTATTAATCTCACTTAATTCCCTGCAGCTGGCCTCACTTTGCTTGGCTGTTTGGGGATAAGGTTCTTTTtgttccccttttctttcttcttaggcaaacagattttcttttgagTTCTGGATGGATGTCTTTCCAAGTTTTTGGTGGGAAGCAGCCCTCTCAGAAACAATTTCTCCTGGGGCAGAGCATTAGAGCAGCACATAGGGAAGAAGCCATTTTCTGCGGTTGTCCTGCAGTGGGGGTCAGGTTCCTGTGCTGACAGGTAGGGTTAACAGAGGCTAAGGGAGCCCATGGTCAGGTCTGGATCCATGCTCATTACTAGGTGTGACCTTGAGAAATCCCCTTATCCCCTCTGAGCCACATTCAGACTATCTTCAACAACAGGAGATTTGGATTTGATATGGTTTATAATGTTTAAGACTACTTTAGAAACCTCTTTTGAATTGAAAGCTATAGAAACTCAATATGAATCATGTAAAACCACTGCTTTTGTAGGTCAAAAATGTCAAGTGTATCATATGGCTTATCCCagggtttacttttttttttttttaagaggaggaagaggtatagagtgagagagagaatcttaagcaggctccacgccgagCATGAAGCTTAATGCAGTGCTTGACTTCACAACCCTGcgatgacctgaaccaaaatcaagagttgaatgcttaactgactaagccacccaggcactcctatccCAGCATTTCCTAACCTTGGCACTCTTGACCTTGGGGGTGGATAATTATGGGAGGTTGTCTTGAATAGAGTGGTCAGTAGCATTCTTGGCCCTTGCTCtctggatgccagtagcactcctCAGGTtttgacaatcaaaaatgtctttaGACATTTCCAAATGTTTCCTGGAAGGGGGCAAAATTGCTCCTGATTGAGACCCAATGTTTTAATCTAACAAAATAATTAAGAGGTGAGAGTCTCCTTTGAAGGCAAGTGAGAAGGAGTGTTACCCAGATACATTCTCTGTAGCTCCAGAGGCTCTTCTGACACACCACTGTTTTAGGAGACAAAGTTTAAAAACTGTTAGAGTCCAGAGTATCTCTCAGCTCAAAACTCCCAGATGAATCCAGGATCCTCTTTCTAGGTCAGATTTTTCATTGGAAAGGCAGAGGATTGGGCTCTGAAGGAATAGCCAGCAGCATCCTTGGTGCACTCAGCTTCCATTTTGGAAGAATGTGTAACAGTACAAGTTGCTTTTCCTAAGAATCTTCATTTGAacaccttctccaggaagccttccatcATAACAACAATGAGAGAACATGCTCTTGACTCTTGTTATGTGTTCTGGAAAGGAcctatctattctgttccaccaAACGGAGCTGCCCTTCCCTTCTGCAGACTCAGGGATGGAGACTCTTTGAGATGTTGGCATTAGGACCTAGGGCAGGTACTTGAGCATGAGGAAGTCCAGAAAGGCAGGCCAGGCACTTGATGTGCTTGCTCAGGCTTGGGGCTTGGCAGGAAACGAATCTATGGTGTATTTGGATCCATGCTGAGTCATATGCCGTGCCTCTAAAGCCCTTACAACAGGACCTTCATCTCAGCCTCTACTTCGTTCTATCACACCAGCTGGGGGACCTTGGATGaacctctgcttcctcatctgcaaaatgcagCCATCAAGACTTCTTTTACATGATGATTGAGAAGAATAAATTTAGATTACCTATTTAAATACCtacacagtgccaggcacacatCAGTCTCGGGAAACAATCGTGAGTGTGTGATTCCTGTGAAGATTTTGATGCTGGCATCAGTCTCCCTGGTCAGGCTGTCATCCCAAGAAGCCCCCAGCCTCTCTCATGGTGACAGGGAACTGGCCAGACTGGGGCAGATATTCCTGGGTTCTAAGTGCATCCCCAGGGATATACCTTTTATGAGGACAAACCCTTTCTTCCATAACTGGAAATGAATCTTCAAAGCACTTCTGCTCATTAGACTTCAAATTGCCTGGTTTAGTGACACAACCTTGCAGGGTCATACATCCATCCCTTCTGCAGGTATTTACTGAGGGTTTATGAGGTGGCATGATACTTTTATTTGGAGCCTCCCTTCTTTACTCTTAAgggttatttgcttttattttactttaattatgtctttccccaaataaaaatcaccatttttttctgattataaaaatagtacATGCTCATAATAAATATAGTTTCAAACAATACAGAAAAGTATGAGAACAGTAAAAATGACTCAAACTTTTGTCTCAGAGATCTTCCCACTCTTGACATCTTGTGGCCTGCCTTTCAGAGTTTCTGGATGCACCTACACATGATTTCACATGCATGCACTCAAGGAATATTCACtgcttttacctttttatttaagtataatgTGTAACATGCATATAGAAAAGTGCACAAATCCTTAGTGTACAAATCAAATCTTTACAAATCTTTGCTCATGCAGACACACCACACAGATCAAAATACAGAGCAtttcccagaaccccaggacacCACTTGTAGAGATAACCCATCACACCAGTATTCTGACTTTGTCATCATACATTATACTGactatttttgaactttattatGGGACTTATGCAGTTAATATatccttttgtgcctggcttttaaaaaatattttatttatttatttagagagagcatttgtgcacaagtgggagaggaacaaagggagagggagagagagaatctcaagcagactctgctctgagcacagagccctacatgaggctcgattccacaaccctgagatcatgacctgagccaaaatcaagggtctgacatttaaccaactgagctacccagacacccctgtgtctggcttttttaGTTTGACACTGGGAGAGTCGTTCATTTCAGGGCCTATAGTagtgcttcattctttttaattgctgtataacatttatttatcctactaatacatttattttatgaaggCCGAGCATTTGAGTTGGTCCCAGTTTTTGACTATTAATAACGAATGCTCCTATGCATGGTAAATTAGTTTTCTAAACCCTGATGGTAAAGACAACTTGTCATCTATCTGTAAGTACCTCTTAAGCAAAAAGGAAACATGGAAATATCTGCCCCATGTTGGATCTTGGTTTCCCTATTATACATTTAGAGGCTTGGAAGAGATGCTCTGTCAAGCTTCTTCCAACAGGAACGTGAGGGGGTTTGGGGAATGCATCTTCACATCCAGACACATCCTTGGTCCTTCTCTACTTGAAGGTAGATGTACTAGTTAGGATTCTCCAGAAGAACAGAACCAATagtgtatatatagagagagatatatatataagagGAGGATGATTATAGGTTATGGAGGCCTAGAAGGCCAtgatctgctgtctgcaagctggagaactaGGAAAGTCTGTGGTGTAATTCAATATAGGTCCACAGGCCTCAGAACTAGGGCAGCCGGTGGTTTCAGTcccagtctgagtccaaaggctgggagggcaggagaagatacATGCCTCAGCTCCAGCAAAAAGCAAATTTGCCCTGCCTccacttttttgttctattcaggccctcaacagattggatgatgcccacccacgCTGGTGAGGGCAATCTTTTTACACAGTCTACTAATTAAAATGCTAATCTCtttcagaaacaccctcacagacacactcagaaataatgtCTTACTAGCTATCTGGGCATCCTCTCATCCcttcaaattgacacataaaattaaccatcacagcaGGCTCACTCAAGGACCCATCCCTTCCATTTGGGTATTGACCCACATCTCCTaagtaaaacaaagcaaacctTCATCTTGGCCCCCTTCTAACCTGGGTCACTTAGAGGGTCCCAGGATCATTTCTTCCCCTTCCAGAAaacccctctccctccgctcccaGCCCTGGAGGTGTTTTAGCCTTTTGGTCAGACCAATGAATAGATCATGACCTCtaaccccctcctccccactgcttcttGGCTCTTCCCTCCCATACCTCCAGACAAAGTAGTTTGTTTCCCATTGAGGACAGCAGGGAATGGCCCCCAGCGGTTAGATACTCTTGGCATGGGCCTAGACTGGTGGAACACTTAGCAGTCCCAAGAAAAGCAGAATGAGGGCTCTTGGCACACACATGAGCAGGTGAGGCCCGGAGAGGTGGAGGCTAGTGTAGGCATGTGGGAATGAT
The Vulpes vulpes isolate BD-2025 chromosome 2, VulVul3, whole genome shotgun sequence genome window above contains:
- the LOC112929588 gene encoding large ribosomal subunit protein eL32-like, encoding MAALRPLVKPKVIKKKTKKFIWHQSDRYVKIKCNWRKPRGIDNRVCRRFKGQILMPSVGYGSNKKTKHMLPSGFWKFLVHNVKELEVLLMCNKSYCAEIARNVSSKNRKAIVERAAQLAIRVTNPNARLRSEENE